The Panicum hallii strain FIL2 chromosome 9, PHallii_v3.1, whole genome shotgun sequence genome has a window encoding:
- the LOC112875258 gene encoding transcription factor MYB30-like translates to MGRPPCCDKEGVKKGPWTPEEDLVLVSYVQEHGPGNWRAVPATTGLMRCSKSCRLRWTNYLRPGIRRGGFSDQEDRLIVHLQALLGNRWAAIASYLPYRTDNDVKNYWNTHLKKKLLVQQHQHQQRAPSTLSPPPNKGQWELRLQTDIDLARRALRDALSVPLAGKMMLSGTRGATAPAPPPLPAESPPPALVQAYALTARDVSCMLDGWARPTPGKKSGSPATPPPPVAAESASGSTSELTECSASISSAPNRRAAPVAAQLFVREEKAAAGGEEVPLSEIESWLLEDGGGEQKPAHDGLLLDAALYNFGF, encoded by the coding sequence ATGGGGCGGCCGCCGTGCTGCGACAAGGAGGGCGTGAAGAAGGGGCCGTGGACGCCCGAGGAGGACCTCGTCCTCGTCTCCTACGTCCAGGAGCACGGGCCCGGCAACTGGCGCGCGGTCCCCGCAACCACGGGGCTCATGCGGTGCAGCAAGAGCTGCCGCCTGCGCTGGACCAACTACCTCCGCCCGGGCATCCGCCGCGGCGGCTTCTCCGACCAGGAGGACAGGCTCATCGTCCACCTCCAGGCGCTCCTCGGCAACCGCTGGGCCGCCATCGCGTCCTACCTCCCCTACCGCACCGACAACGACGTCAAGAACTACTGGAACACGCACCTCAAGAAGAAGCTGCTcgtccagcagcaccagcaccagcagcGCGCCCCCTCCACCCTCTCGCCGCCGCCCAACAAGGGGCAGTGGGAGCTCAGGCTGCAGACCGACATCGACCTCGCCAGGCGCGCCCTGCGCGACGCGCTCTCCGTCCCGCTGGCGGGGAAGATGATGCTAAGCGGCACCCGCGGCGCCacggccccggcgccgccgccgttgcccgccgagtcgccgccgccggcgctggtGCAGGCGTACGCGCTCACCGCGCGCGACGTCTCCTGCATGCTGGACGGGTGGGCGCGGCCGACGCCTGGGAAGAAGAGCGGCAGCccggcgacgccgccgccgcccgtcgccgcgGAGAGCGCGTCCGGATCGACGTCGGAGCTGACGGAGTGCTCCGCCTCCATCTCCAGCGCGCCTAATAGACGCGCCGCGCCGGTGGCTGCCCAGCTGTTCGTGCGAgaggagaaggcggcggcgggcggggaggAGGTGCCGCTGTCGGAGATCGAGTCGTGGCTGctggaggacggcggcggcgagcagaagcCGGCGCACGACGGCCTCCTGCTCGATGCGGCCCTGTACAATTTCGGCTTCTAA